Proteins co-encoded in one Salarias fasciatus chromosome 4, fSalaFa1.1, whole genome shotgun sequence genomic window:
- the LOC115387516 gene encoding uncharacterized protein LOC115387516 isoform X7: MTCNTVITTGYWGKGTQVTVTSATSTGPTVFPLSPCSSDSATTFTLACLATGFSPASLTFSWTKSDTALTDFVQYPAIQRGETYTGISQIQVKREDWNKLDSIKCLASHPVGQSQGAFVFPEPRIVSPNITLYPVWKGKLGNSAVRLICTLSGFYPDKLSVEWQHDQQPLTIVPNELKLQSMEGREKTFSLSSEIEPNITEWTTGSSFTCKATHEGSKYEKTTSICEMHASTPPSMILDTPSFKTVMTAPSDVKATCLISTVFDAKVTWLLNEQVAPSNTVSQSSNTSYVTSEVTVPSTKWKQLKHVTCRAEHACFSSVEKTKNITEPEVPAPVVMISRSLPDLLKGNSAVLKCEITQLSSHDLSITIQANGVDISDNQYVDFHKASDIHSETKHFNVPEKYWKKDQSFTCKVNQGFSNSSSSQSIGNIFVDPSVELLLIPSQDSDSQTLSCSGSGFDPQIKWLPELQISSSSTKGAITMSADGRVAVTSRLQVLRSDWQSGNVFTCEVSDKSLNTAVNKSISVCSVTPASSQIAEVYVHGPPLQQLRSKEKALMNITCLLVGHHLKDFSISWKVDNSKYFGHNVHQQQPKSHSNGTETMQSFFGVSAEDWHAYKQVSCEGKHQCSNKGCEARISKSRGNLLPPTVKIIQPTASEMSVSDIFTVVCQVSGFSPSNILVYWEENGKELPSSRYVNGPVWKYTRSSSFSMSSKLNVSKSLDTPVYSCVVIHESSETPFRSTMKDVLAPVALSEPSVLLLQSSNELVCLAFDFTPEAINITWFRDGTSELRDYNTSEPQRGADGRFSIRSHLHLSLIDFLPGVVFTCKVTHASFTKLLNLSRPDTLEQCDFLDHIVHAEVSQDIGVETVHMAFTFLILFLLSVIYGVFATMFKTK, encoded by the exons ATGACATGTAACACTGTGATTACTACTGGCTACTGGGGGAAAGGGACTCAAGTCACAGTAACTTCTG CCACTTCTACTGGGCCAACGGTGTTTCCTCTGAGTCCATGCAGCTCTGACAGTGCAACCACCTTCACTCTTGCCTGCCTGGCCACTGGCttctctcccgcctcactcacTTTCTCATGGACCAAAAGCGACACGGCCTTGACTGATTTCGTCCAGTATCCTGCAATCCAGAGAGGAGAAACTTACACTGGCATCAGTCAAATCCAGGTGAAAAGAGAAGACTGGAACAAGCTGGACAGCATCAAATGTCTGGCCAGTCATCCTGTCGGGCAATCCCAGGGTGCTTTTGTCTTCCCTG AACCACGGATCGTCTCACCAAACATCACATTGTACCCTGTCTGGAAAGGTAAACTGGGAAActcagcagtcagactgatTTGCACTCTCAGTGGCTTCTATCCAGACAAACTGAGTGTGGAGTGGCAACACGACCAACAACCCCTGACTATTGTTCCAAACGAATTAAAGCTGCAAAGTatggaagggagagaaaaaaccTTCAGCCTCAGCAGTGAGATTGAGCCAAATATCACAGAGTGGACAACAGGCAGCAGTTTCACATGCAAGGCCACTCATGAGGGAagtaaatatgaaaaaacaacaagtaTTTGTGAGA tgcatgcaagtactcctccttctatGATCCTGGACACTCCCAGCTTCAAGACTGTGATGACGGCTCCCTCTGATGTGAAAGCCACATGCTTGATCAGCACTGTGTTTGATGCCAAGGTGACCTGGCTTTTGAACGAACAAGTTGCACCAAGTAACACTGTTTCCCAATCCTCCAACACAAGTTATGTAACAAGTGAAGTAACTGTTCCTTCAACAAAGtggaagcagctgaaacatGTTACATGCAGAGctgaacatgcatgtttttcatctGTGGAAAAGACCAAAAACATCACAG AGCCTGAAGTTCCTGCTCCAGTGGTGATGATAAGCAGATCTCTTCCAGATCTTCTCAAGGGAAACAGTGCTGTGCTCAAGTGTGAAATCACACAACTTTCCTCACATGATCTCTCCATCACAATTCAGGCCAATGGAGTTGACATCTCTGACAATCAATATGTTGATTTTCACAAAGCCTCAGACATTCATTCAGAGACCAAACACTTCAATGTTCCtgaaaaatactggaaaaaagaCCAAAGTTTCACTTGCAAGGTGAATCAAGGTTTTTCCAACAGCAGCTCATCCCAATCTATAGGCAATATTTTTG TGGATCCATCAGTGGAACTTCTTCTGATCCCCAGTCAGGACTCTGATTCACAAACACTCTCATGCTCTGGAAGTGGCTTCGACCCTCAAATCAAATGGTTGCCTGAGCTCCAGATCAGCTCTTCCTCAACAAAAGGCGCCATCACCATGAGTGCAGATGGGCGTGTAGCAGTGACCAGTCGACTTCAAGTCCTGCGATCAGATTGGCAAAGTGGGAACGTCTTCACTTGTGAAGTCTCTGACAAGTCTCTCAACACAGCAGTCAACAAGAGTATCAGTGTCTGCTCAG TTACTCCAGCATCCTCTCAGATTGCTGAGGTTTATGTTCATGGAccgccactgcagcagcttcggAGCAAAGAAAAGGCTCTGATGAATATCACCTGCCTTCTGGTCGGTCACCACCTTAAAGACTTCTCCATCAGCTGGAAGGTTGACAATAGCAAGTATTTTGGACACAATGTTCATCAACAGCAACCAAAGAGCCACAGCAATGGGACAGAGACGATGCAGAGCTTCTTTGGTGTGTCAGCAGAGGATTGGCATGCATATAAACAAGTGTCTTGTGAGGGAAAACATCAATGTTCCAACAAAGGCTGCGAGGCCCGTATCAGCAAAAGCAGAGGTA ATCTGCTCCCACCAACAGTGAAGATAATTCAACCAACCGCCTCTGAGATGTCAGTGTCAGATATCTTCACGGTTGTTTGCCAAGTTTCTGGATTTTCCCCATCCAATATATTAGTCTACTGGGAGGAGAATGGAAAGGAACTTCCATCCTCTCGGTACGTCAATGGTCCAGTGTGGAAGTACAcgaggagcagctctttctccATGAGCAGTAAATTAAACGTATCCAAAAGTCTGGACACACCAGTATATTCTTGTGTTGTCATCCATGAATCATCTGAAACACCTTTTCGAAGCACCATGAAGGATGTTCTGG CTCCAGTGGCCCTCAGTGAACCTTCAGTCCTCTTGCTTCAGAGTTCTAATGAACTTGTGTGCCTCGCCTTTGACTTCACTCCTGAAGCCATCAACATCACCTGGTTTCGTGATGGAACCTCAGAATTACGGGATTACAATACCAGTGAGCCACAAAGAGGTGCAGATGGAAGATTTAGCATTCGGAGccacctccatctgtctctAATCGACTTCTTACCAGGAGTGGTGTTCACCTGCAAGGTGACCCATGCAAGCTTTACAAAGCTCCTGAATCTATCCAGACCAG ACACCCTGGAGCAGTGTGATTTTTTAGATCACATCGTCCATGCTGAAGTGAGCCAAGATATAGGCGTGGAAACTGTGCACATGGCCTTCACCTTCCTCATCCTGTTCCTTCTATCTGTTATCTATGGTGTTTTTGCGACCATGTTTAAG ACCAAATGA
- the LOC115387516 gene encoding uncharacterized protein LOC115387516 isoform X8: MVTVTSATSTGPTVFPLSPCSSDSATTFTLACLATGFSPASLTFSWTKSDTALTDFVQYPAIQRGETYTGISQIQVKREDWNKLDSIKCLASHPVGQSQGAFVFPEPRIVSPNITLYPVWKGKLGNSAVRLICTLSGFYPDKLSVEWQHDQQPLTIVPNELKLQSMEGREKTFSLSSEIEPNITEWTTGSSFTCKATHEGSKYEKTTSICEMHASTPPSMILDTPSFKTVMTAPSDVKATCLISTVFDAKVTWLLNEQVAPSNTVSQSSNTSYVTSEVTVPSTKWKQLKHVTCRAEHACFSSVEKTKNITEPEVPAPVVMISRSLPDLLKGNSAVLKCEITQLSSHDLSITIQANGVDISDNQYVDFHKASDIHSETKHFNVPEKYWKKDQSFTCKVNQGFSNSSSSQSIGNIFVDPSVELLLIPSQDSDSQTLSCSGSGFDPQIKWLPELQISSSSTKGAITMSADGRVAVTSRLQVLRSDWQSGNVFTCEVSDKSLNTAVNKSISVCSVTPASSQIAEVYVHGPPLQQLRSKEKALMNITCLLVGHHLKDFSISWKVDNSKYFGHNVHQQQPKSHSNGTETMQSFFGVSAEDWHAYKQVSCEGKHQCSNKGCEARISKSRGNLLPPTVKIIQPTASEMSVSDIFTVVCQVSGFSPSNILVYWEENGKELPSSRYVNGPVWKYTRSSSFSMSSKLNVSKSLDTPVYSCVVIHESSETPFRSTMKDVLAPVALSEPSVLLLQSSNELVCLAFDFTPEAINITWFRDGTSELRDYNTSEPQRGADGRFSIRSHLHLSLIDFLPGVVFTCKVTHASFTKLLNLSRPDTLEQCDFLDHIVHAEVSQDIGVETVHMAFTFLILFLLSVIYGVFATMFKTK, translated from the exons ATGGTGACTGTCACATCAG CCACTTCTACTGGGCCAACGGTGTTTCCTCTGAGTCCATGCAGCTCTGACAGTGCAACCACCTTCACTCTTGCCTGCCTGGCCACTGGCttctctcccgcctcactcacTTTCTCATGGACCAAAAGCGACACGGCCTTGACTGATTTCGTCCAGTATCCTGCAATCCAGAGAGGAGAAACTTACACTGGCATCAGTCAAATCCAGGTGAAAAGAGAAGACTGGAACAAGCTGGACAGCATCAAATGTCTGGCCAGTCATCCTGTCGGGCAATCCCAGGGTGCTTTTGTCTTCCCTG AACCACGGATCGTCTCACCAAACATCACATTGTACCCTGTCTGGAAAGGTAAACTGGGAAActcagcagtcagactgatTTGCACTCTCAGTGGCTTCTATCCAGACAAACTGAGTGTGGAGTGGCAACACGACCAACAACCCCTGACTATTGTTCCAAACGAATTAAAGCTGCAAAGTatggaagggagagaaaaaaccTTCAGCCTCAGCAGTGAGATTGAGCCAAATATCACAGAGTGGACAACAGGCAGCAGTTTCACATGCAAGGCCACTCATGAGGGAagtaaatatgaaaaaacaacaagtaTTTGTGAGA tgcatgcaagtactcctccttctatGATCCTGGACACTCCCAGCTTCAAGACTGTGATGACGGCTCCCTCTGATGTGAAAGCCACATGCTTGATCAGCACTGTGTTTGATGCCAAGGTGACCTGGCTTTTGAACGAACAAGTTGCACCAAGTAACACTGTTTCCCAATCCTCCAACACAAGTTATGTAACAAGTGAAGTAACTGTTCCTTCAACAAAGtggaagcagctgaaacatGTTACATGCAGAGctgaacatgcatgtttttcatctGTGGAAAAGACCAAAAACATCACAG AGCCTGAAGTTCCTGCTCCAGTGGTGATGATAAGCAGATCTCTTCCAGATCTTCTCAAGGGAAACAGTGCTGTGCTCAAGTGTGAAATCACACAACTTTCCTCACATGATCTCTCCATCACAATTCAGGCCAATGGAGTTGACATCTCTGACAATCAATATGTTGATTTTCACAAAGCCTCAGACATTCATTCAGAGACCAAACACTTCAATGTTCCtgaaaaatactggaaaaaagaCCAAAGTTTCACTTGCAAGGTGAATCAAGGTTTTTCCAACAGCAGCTCATCCCAATCTATAGGCAATATTTTTG TGGATCCATCAGTGGAACTTCTTCTGATCCCCAGTCAGGACTCTGATTCACAAACACTCTCATGCTCTGGAAGTGGCTTCGACCCTCAAATCAAATGGTTGCCTGAGCTCCAGATCAGCTCTTCCTCAACAAAAGGCGCCATCACCATGAGTGCAGATGGGCGTGTAGCAGTGACCAGTCGACTTCAAGTCCTGCGATCAGATTGGCAAAGTGGGAACGTCTTCACTTGTGAAGTCTCTGACAAGTCTCTCAACACAGCAGTCAACAAGAGTATCAGTGTCTGCTCAG TTACTCCAGCATCCTCTCAGATTGCTGAGGTTTATGTTCATGGAccgccactgcagcagcttcggAGCAAAGAAAAGGCTCTGATGAATATCACCTGCCTTCTGGTCGGTCACCACCTTAAAGACTTCTCCATCAGCTGGAAGGTTGACAATAGCAAGTATTTTGGACACAATGTTCATCAACAGCAACCAAAGAGCCACAGCAATGGGACAGAGACGATGCAGAGCTTCTTTGGTGTGTCAGCAGAGGATTGGCATGCATATAAACAAGTGTCTTGTGAGGGAAAACATCAATGTTCCAACAAAGGCTGCGAGGCCCGTATCAGCAAAAGCAGAGGTA ATCTGCTCCCACCAACAGTGAAGATAATTCAACCAACCGCCTCTGAGATGTCAGTGTCAGATATCTTCACGGTTGTTTGCCAAGTTTCTGGATTTTCCCCATCCAATATATTAGTCTACTGGGAGGAGAATGGAAAGGAACTTCCATCCTCTCGGTACGTCAATGGTCCAGTGTGGAAGTACAcgaggagcagctctttctccATGAGCAGTAAATTAAACGTATCCAAAAGTCTGGACACACCAGTATATTCTTGTGTTGTCATCCATGAATCATCTGAAACACCTTTTCGAAGCACCATGAAGGATGTTCTGG CTCCAGTGGCCCTCAGTGAACCTTCAGTCCTCTTGCTTCAGAGTTCTAATGAACTTGTGTGCCTCGCCTTTGACTTCACTCCTGAAGCCATCAACATCACCTGGTTTCGTGATGGAACCTCAGAATTACGGGATTACAATACCAGTGAGCCACAAAGAGGTGCAGATGGAAGATTTAGCATTCGGAGccacctccatctgtctctAATCGACTTCTTACCAGGAGTGGTGTTCACCTGCAAGGTGACCCATGCAAGCTTTACAAAGCTCCTGAATCTATCCAGACCAG ACACCCTGGAGCAGTGTGATTTTTTAGATCACATCGTCCATGCTGAAGTGAGCCAAGATATAGGCGTGGAAACTGTGCACATGGCCTTCACCTTCCTCATCCTGTTCCTTCTATCTGTTATCTATGGTGTTTTTGCGACCATGTTTAAG ACCAAATGA
- the LOC115387516 gene encoding uncharacterized protein LOC115387516 isoform X9, which yields MVTVTTATSTGPTVFPLSPCSSDSATTFTLACLATGFSPASLTFSWTKSDTALTDFVQYPAIQRGETYTGISQIQVKREDWNKLDSIKCLASHPVGQSQGAFVFPEPRIVSPNITLYPVWKGKLGNSAVRLICTLSGFYPDKLSVEWQHDQQPLTIVPNELKLQSMEGREKTFSLSSEIEPNITEWTTGSSFTCKATHEGSKYEKTTSICEMHASTPPSMILDTPSFKTVMTAPSDVKATCLISTVFDAKVTWLLNEQVAPSNTVSQSSNTSYVTSEVTVPSTKWKQLKHVTCRAEHACFSSVEKTKNITEPEVPAPVVMISRSLPDLLKGNSAVLKCEITQLSSHDLSITIQANGVDISDNQYVDFHKASDIHSETKHFNVPEKYWKKDQSFTCKVNQGFSNSSSSQSIGNIFVDPSVELLLIPSQDSDSQTLSCSGSGFDPQIKWLPELQISSSSTKGAITMSADGRVAVTSRLQVLRSDWQSGNVFTCEVSDKSLNTAVNKSISVCSVTPASSQIAEVYVHGPPLQQLRSKEKALMNITCLLVGHHLKDFSISWKVDNSKYFGHNVHQQQPKSHSNGTETMQSFFGVSAEDWHAYKQVSCEGKHQCSNKGCEARISKSRGNLLPPTVKIIQPTASEMSVSDIFTVVCQVSGFSPSNILVYWEENGKELPSSRYVNGPVWKYTRSSSFSMSSKLNVSKSLDTPVYSCVVIHESSETPFRSTMKDVLAPVALSEPSVLLLQSSNELVCLAFDFTPEAINITWFRDGTSELRDYNTSEPQRGADGRFSIRSHLHLSLIDFLPGVVFTCKVTHASFTKLLNLSRPDTLEQCDFLDHIVHAEVSQDIGVETVHMAFTFLILFLLSVIYGVFATMFKTK from the exons ATGGTGACCGTAACAACAG CCACTTCTACTGGGCCAACGGTGTTTCCTCTGAGTCCATGCAGCTCTGACAGTGCAACCACCTTCACTCTTGCCTGCCTGGCCACTGGCttctctcccgcctcactcacTTTCTCATGGACCAAAAGCGACACGGCCTTGACTGATTTCGTCCAGTATCCTGCAATCCAGAGAGGAGAAACTTACACTGGCATCAGTCAAATCCAGGTGAAAAGAGAAGACTGGAACAAGCTGGACAGCATCAAATGTCTGGCCAGTCATCCTGTCGGGCAATCCCAGGGTGCTTTTGTCTTCCCTG AACCACGGATCGTCTCACCAAACATCACATTGTACCCTGTCTGGAAAGGTAAACTGGGAAActcagcagtcagactgatTTGCACTCTCAGTGGCTTCTATCCAGACAAACTGAGTGTGGAGTGGCAACACGACCAACAACCCCTGACTATTGTTCCAAACGAATTAAAGCTGCAAAGTatggaagggagagaaaaaaccTTCAGCCTCAGCAGTGAGATTGAGCCAAATATCACAGAGTGGACAACAGGCAGCAGTTTCACATGCAAGGCCACTCATGAGGGAagtaaatatgaaaaaacaacaagtaTTTGTGAGA tgcatgcaagtactcctccttctatGATCCTGGACACTCCCAGCTTCAAGACTGTGATGACGGCTCCCTCTGATGTGAAAGCCACATGCTTGATCAGCACTGTGTTTGATGCCAAGGTGACCTGGCTTTTGAACGAACAAGTTGCACCAAGTAACACTGTTTCCCAATCCTCCAACACAAGTTATGTAACAAGTGAAGTAACTGTTCCTTCAACAAAGtggaagcagctgaaacatGTTACATGCAGAGctgaacatgcatgtttttcatctGTGGAAAAGACCAAAAACATCACAG AGCCTGAAGTTCCTGCTCCAGTGGTGATGATAAGCAGATCTCTTCCAGATCTTCTCAAGGGAAACAGTGCTGTGCTCAAGTGTGAAATCACACAACTTTCCTCACATGATCTCTCCATCACAATTCAGGCCAATGGAGTTGACATCTCTGACAATCAATATGTTGATTTTCACAAAGCCTCAGACATTCATTCAGAGACCAAACACTTCAATGTTCCtgaaaaatactggaaaaaagaCCAAAGTTTCACTTGCAAGGTGAATCAAGGTTTTTCCAACAGCAGCTCATCCCAATCTATAGGCAATATTTTTG TGGATCCATCAGTGGAACTTCTTCTGATCCCCAGTCAGGACTCTGATTCACAAACACTCTCATGCTCTGGAAGTGGCTTCGACCCTCAAATCAAATGGTTGCCTGAGCTCCAGATCAGCTCTTCCTCAACAAAAGGCGCCATCACCATGAGTGCAGATGGGCGTGTAGCAGTGACCAGTCGACTTCAAGTCCTGCGATCAGATTGGCAAAGTGGGAACGTCTTCACTTGTGAAGTCTCTGACAAGTCTCTCAACACAGCAGTCAACAAGAGTATCAGTGTCTGCTCAG TTACTCCAGCATCCTCTCAGATTGCTGAGGTTTATGTTCATGGAccgccactgcagcagcttcggAGCAAAGAAAAGGCTCTGATGAATATCACCTGCCTTCTGGTCGGTCACCACCTTAAAGACTTCTCCATCAGCTGGAAGGTTGACAATAGCAAGTATTTTGGACACAATGTTCATCAACAGCAACCAAAGAGCCACAGCAATGGGACAGAGACGATGCAGAGCTTCTTTGGTGTGTCAGCAGAGGATTGGCATGCATATAAACAAGTGTCTTGTGAGGGAAAACATCAATGTTCCAACAAAGGCTGCGAGGCCCGTATCAGCAAAAGCAGAGGTA ATCTGCTCCCACCAACAGTGAAGATAATTCAACCAACCGCCTCTGAGATGTCAGTGTCAGATATCTTCACGGTTGTTTGCCAAGTTTCTGGATTTTCCCCATCCAATATATTAGTCTACTGGGAGGAGAATGGAAAGGAACTTCCATCCTCTCGGTACGTCAATGGTCCAGTGTGGAAGTACAcgaggagcagctctttctccATGAGCAGTAAATTAAACGTATCCAAAAGTCTGGACACACCAGTATATTCTTGTGTTGTCATCCATGAATCATCTGAAACACCTTTTCGAAGCACCATGAAGGATGTTCTGG CTCCAGTGGCCCTCAGTGAACCTTCAGTCCTCTTGCTTCAGAGTTCTAATGAACTTGTGTGCCTCGCCTTTGACTTCACTCCTGAAGCCATCAACATCACCTGGTTTCGTGATGGAACCTCAGAATTACGGGATTACAATACCAGTGAGCCACAAAGAGGTGCAGATGGAAGATTTAGCATTCGGAGccacctccatctgtctctAATCGACTTCTTACCAGGAGTGGTGTTCACCTGCAAGGTGACCCATGCAAGCTTTACAAAGCTCCTGAATCTATCCAGACCAG ACACCCTGGAGCAGTGTGATTTTTTAGATCACATCGTCCATGCTGAAGTGAGCCAAGATATAGGCGTGGAAACTGTGCACATGGCCTTCACCTTCCTCATCCTGTTCCTTCTATCTGTTATCTATGGTGTTTTTGCGACCATGTTTAAG ACCAAATGA